The Thermodesulfobacteriota bacterium genome includes a window with the following:
- a CDS encoding 3-isopropylmalate dehydrogenase, producing the protein MATKTYNIAVIGGDGTGPEVVAEGVKVLRTAAAKFGFDLSLTDYDYGGDRYLRTGEVLPADAVERLSGHQAIFLGAIGHPDVKPGILEKGILLHLRFALDQYINLRPVILYPGVDTPLKNKGPADIDFVVVRENTEGLYAGAGGVLRKGTPDEVAVQESINTRKGAERCIRFAFEYARRRNKRKKVTLCGKTNVLTFAFDLWERAFYEVAKEYPDIQTDYAHVDATCMWMVKNPEWFDVIVTDNMFGDIITDLGAMIQGGMGIAAGGNINPQGVSMFEPIGGSAPKYTGKNVINPLAAIGAAQMMLDFLGETAAAAAVESAIKKVVAEDLKSLAAGRMGYGTREVGDLVAQAV; encoded by the coding sequence ATGGCAACGAAGACTTACAACATCGCGGTGATTGGCGGCGACGGTACCGGCCCGGAGGTGGTGGCCGAAGGCGTGAAGGTTCTTAGGACCGCGGCCGCCAAGTTCGGCTTTGACCTGAGCCTCACCGACTACGACTACGGCGGCGACCGCTACCTGCGCACCGGCGAGGTGCTGCCGGCCGACGCCGTGGAGCGGCTGTCCGGGCACCAGGCCATCTTTCTGGGCGCCATCGGCCACCCGGACGTCAAGCCAGGCATCCTGGAGAAGGGCATCCTCCTCCATCTCCGGTTCGCCCTGGACCAGTACATCAACCTGCGGCCGGTGATCCTCTACCCGGGCGTCGACACCCCCCTCAAGAACAAGGGGCCGGCGGACATCGATTTCGTGGTGGTGCGGGAGAACACCGAGGGCCTGTATGCTGGCGCCGGCGGTGTGCTCCGGAAGGGCACCCCGGACGAGGTGGCGGTGCAGGAGTCCATCAACACCCGGAAAGGGGCCGAGCGCTGCATCCGTTTTGCCTTCGAGTACGCCCGCCGGCGCAACAAGAGGAAGAAGGTGACCCTGTGCGGCAAGACCAATGTCCTCACCTTCGCCTTCGACCTCTGGGAACGAGCGTTCTATGAGGTGGCCAAGGAGTACCCGGACATCCAAACCGACTATGCCCACGTGGACGCCACCTGCATGTGGATGGTCAAGAACCCGGAATGGTTCGACGTCATCGTCACCGACAACATGTTCGGTGACATCATCACCGACCTGGGGGCCATGATCCAGGGCGGCATGGGCATTGCCGCCGGCGGCAACATCAACCCCCAGGGGGTGAGCATGTTCGAGCCCATCGGCGGCTCGGCGCCCAAGTACACGGGCAAGAACGTCATCAACCCCCTGGCCGCCATCGGCGCCGCCCAGATGATGCTGGACTTCCTGGGCGAGACGGCGGCGGCCGCCGCGGTGGAGAGCGCCATCAAGAAGGTGGTGGCCGAGGACCTCAAAAGCCTGGCTGCCGGCCGCATGGGCTACGGCACCCGGGAGGTGGGGGATCTGGTGGCCCAGGCGGTGTAA
- a CDS encoding aspartate-semialdehyde dehydrogenase — protein MCAHDGQFNVAVAGATGAVGKAMLEVLARRDFPVNDLRLLASERSVGKKLMFRGEEIPVMQLTKDSFRGIDIALFSAGAARSLEFAPAAAAAGAVVIDNSSAFRMDPAIPLVVPEVNPDAIALHRNRGIIANPNCSTIQMVVALKPLHDRARIRRIVVSTYQAVSGTGAKAIEELDRQVRAYAAGKPMEAQVYPYQIAFNCLPHIDVFLDNGYTKEEMKMVHETRKILGDQTIGVTATTVRVPVFYGHSEAVNIETEEKLTAAVAKEILAGAPGVRLADDPDNKVYPMAIDAAGAFETLVGRIREDESIANGLNLWIVSDNILKGAALNAVQIAEVLCQEYR, from the coding sequence ATGTGTGCACATGATGGGCAATTCAACGTGGCGGTGGCTGGCGCCACCGGCGCCGTGGGCAAGGCCATGCTGGAGGTGCTCGCGCGCCGCGACTTTCCGGTCAACGACCTGCGCCTCCTGGCCTCCGAGCGGTCGGTGGGCAAGAAGCTCATGTTCCGGGGCGAGGAGATCCCGGTCATGCAGCTCACCAAGGACTCCTTCCGGGGCATCGACATCGCCCTGTTCTCGGCCGGCGCCGCCCGTTCCCTGGAGTTCGCGCCAGCAGCGGCGGCGGCCGGCGCCGTGGTCATCGACAACTCCTCCGCCTTTCGCATGGATCCCGCGATCCCACTGGTGGTGCCGGAGGTGAACCCGGATGCCATCGCCTTGCACCGCAACCGGGGCATCATCGCCAACCCCAACTGCTCCACCATCCAGATGGTGGTGGCCCTGAAGCCCCTGCACGACCGGGCCCGCATCAGGCGCATCGTTGTCTCCACCTACCAGGCGGTCTCCGGCACCGGCGCCAAGGCCATCGAGGAGCTGGACCGTCAGGTGCGGGCCTATGCCGCCGGCAAGCCCATGGAGGCCCAGGTCTACCCGTACCAGATCGCCTTCAACTGCCTGCCCCACATCGACGTCTTCCTCGACAACGGCTATACGAAAGAGGAGATGAAGATGGTCCACGAAACCCGGAAGATCCTTGGTGACCAGACCATCGGGGTCACCGCCACCACGGTGCGGGTACCGGTCTTCTACGGCCATTCCGAGGCGGTGAACATCGAGACCGAAGAGAAGCTCACCGCAGCGGTGGCCAAGGAGATTTTGGCCGGCGCCCCGGGGGTGCGGCTGGCGGACGACCCGGACAACAAGGTCTACCCCATGGCCATCGATGCCGCCGGCGCCTTCGAGACCCTGGTGGGCCGTATCCGGGAGGACGAGTCCATCGCCAATGGCCTCAACCTGTGGATCGTCTCGGACAACATCCTGAAGGGCGCGGCCTTGAACGCGGTGCAGATCGCCGAGGTCCTCTGCCAGGAGTACCGCTAG
- the rsmD gene encoding 16S rRNA (guanine(966)-N(2))-methyltransferase RsmD, translating into MRIIAGTARGRRLAVPAGRSVRPTADRAREALFSILGPRVAGARVLDLFAGTGALGLEALSRGAASAVLVDSQPQALAILARNVEACGFGDRARILARDLDRGLAFLEPLAGPQGFSLVFLDPPYRQGLAARTLEGLATGRLVAAGGWVVAEEAAGQELPALAGRLAIADQRRYGEAGFWLYLCG; encoded by the coding sequence TTGCGGATCATCGCCGGCACGGCCCGGGGCCGACGCCTGGCGGTGCCGGCCGGCCGGTCGGTGCGGCCCACCGCCGACCGGGCCCGGGAGGCCCTGTTCTCCATCCTCGGCCCGCGGGTGGCCGGCGCCCGGGTGCTGGATCTCTTTGCCGGCACCGGCGCCCTTGGCCTGGAGGCCTTGAGCCGGGGCGCGGCCAGTGCCGTTCTCGTGGACAGCCAGCCCCAGGCCCTGGCCATCCTGGCCCGCAACGTCGAGGCCTGCGGCTTCGGGGATCGGGCCCGGATCCTGGCCCGGGACCTCGACCGCGGCCTGGCCTTTCTCGAGCCCCTGGCCGGCCCCCAGGGCTTCTCCCTGGTCTTTCTCGATCCTCCCTACCGCCAGGGCCTGGCGGCCCGGACCCTGGAGGGCTTGGCCACCGGCCGCCTGGTGGCCGCGGGCGGCTGGGTCGTGGCCGAGGAGGCCGCCGGCCAGGAACTGCCCGCTCTCGCCGGCCGCCTCGCCATCGCCGACCAGCGCCGCTACGGCGAGGCCGGCTTCTGGCTCTACCTTTGCGGCTAG
- the coaD gene encoding pantetheine-phosphate adenylyltransferase, translating into MSDYQPFVSPDLPYRLAVYPGTFDPITNGHLDIIQRALMITDRLVVAVAESTGKSPLFDLKERLAMARACFGVHEDRIEVASFSGLLVDFAYTRGARIIIRGLRAVSDFEYEFQLALMNRRLEREVETVFLMTGFRWIYISSSIIKEAARFGGDVSGLVPDHVCEALRRKYLAGPG; encoded by the coding sequence ATGAGCGACTACCAGCCCTTCGTTTCGCCGGACCTGCCCTACCGCCTGGCGGTCTACCCCGGCACCTTCGACCCCATCACCAACGGCCACCTGGACATCATCCAGCGGGCGCTCATGATCACCGACCGGCTGGTGGTGGCGGTGGCCGAGAGCACCGGCAAGTCGCCCCTGTTCGATCTGAAGGAGCGGCTTGCCATGGCCCGGGCCTGCTTCGGCGTCCATGAGGACCGCATCGAGGTGGCCAGCTTCTCCGGCCTGCTGGTGGACTTCGCCTACACCCGGGGCGCCCGCATCATCATCCGCGGCCTGCGGGCGGTGTCGGATTTCGAATACGAGTTCCAGCTCGCCCTCATGAACCGGCGGCTGGAGCGGGAAGTGGAGACGGTCTTTCTCATGACCGGCTTCCGCTGGATCTACATCAGCTCCAGCATCATCAAGGAAGCGGCCCGCTTTGGTGGCGATGTCAGCGGCCTGGTGCCGGACCACGTCTGCGAGGCGCTCAGGAGGAAGTATCTGGCCGGACCGGGCTGA
- a CDS encoding DUF309 domain-containing protein: MPYSSFDPFGDRLARDLRNQLSQALAAALASGQPDPVLAVAAGFRPRLAAVHLDYLDRRLAGYTTVLGRGPVTDDSGWWQALAALWEQGLFFEVHELIEGRWRRARGQERAALHGLILAAGALVHREAGHDAAAVKMAGRARALLPRTSDLSPSPALPGLLAAVQQALTAAFPP; encoded by the coding sequence ATGCCTTATTCCTCCTTTGATCCCTTTGGCGACCGCCTGGCCCGGGATCTGCGCAACCAGTTGTCCCAGGCCCTGGCCGCGGCCCTGGCCAGCGGCCAGCCGGACCCCGTGCTCGCGGTGGCGGCCGGCTTCCGGCCCCGGCTGGCGGCCGTGCACCTGGACTATCTTGACCGGCGGCTCGCCGGTTACACTACGGTTCTCGGCCGCGGGCCAGTGACAGATGACAGCGGCTGGTGGCAGGCCTTGGCCGCTTTGTGGGAGCAGGGCCTGTTCTTCGAGGTGCACGAGCTCATCGAAGGGCGCTGGCGCCGGGCCCGGGGGCAGGAGCGCGCTGCCCTGCACGGCCTGATCCTGGCCGCCGGCGCCCTGGTGCACCGGGAAGCCGGCCATGACGCTGCCGCGGTCAAGATGGCCGGCCGCGCCCGCGCCCTCTTGCCCCGGACCTCCGACCTCTCCCCCAGCCCCGCCCTGCCCGGCCTCCTCGCCGCCGTCCAGCAGGCCCTGACCGCCGCTTTCCCTCCCTGA